One Tenebrio molitor chromosome 2, icTenMoli1.1, whole genome shotgun sequence genomic region harbors:
- the LOC138124820 gene encoding 15-hydroxyprostaglandin dehydrogenase [NAD(+)]-like produces the protein MVFDIKGKIALVTGGAAGIGLAYTKELLRNGAKAVTIADVDAAKGEDSAKKLNTEFGGNKVIFIRTDVTKADQLEAAFKTTINTWKGLDIVINNAGIMNDANWELQIAINCNHVVRGSLLAIQYMGKNNGGKGGVVVNIASILGLQELAGCPIYVGTKHFVVGLDRSFGTPFFYNLTGIQFLTMCPGVTDTPLISEAGRFALQGMGKIAQELVDGLGAMPAQPPENVAKGMITLITEGENGSVWVAEGGEPIYEVTIPQRQTLRKK, from the exons ATGGTCTTCGATATCAAAGGAAAAATTGCCTTAGTTACTGGTGGAGCAGCCGGTATTGGTCTGGCTTACACCAAAGAACTTCTTCGAAACGGCGCTAAG GCTGTCACCATCGCTGATGTGGATGCTGCCAAAGGAGAAGATTCAGCGAAAAAACTGAACACTGAATTCGGAGGCaacaaagtgatttttattcGTACTGATGTCACTAAAGCAGATCAATTGGAAG cCGCATTCAAGACTACTATTAATACGTGGAAAGGCCTTGACATTGTCATCAATAATGCCGGGATTATGAACGACGCCAACTGGGAGCTTCAAATTGCAATCAACTGT aaCCATGTCGTTCGTGGAAGTCTCTTGGCGATCCAATATATGGGCAAAAACAACGGCGGCAAGGGTGGTGTCGTGGTCAACATTGCTTCAATCCTGGGTTTGCAAGAACTCGCAGGTTGTCCCATCTACGTGGGCACAAAACACTTCGTCGTAGGGTTGGATCGTTCGTTTGGAACACCCTTCTTCTACAATCTTACAGGAATCCAGTTCCTGACAATGTGTCCCGGAGTTACTGATACCCCACTGATTTCCGAAGCTGGGAGATTTGCACTTCAAGGCATGGGAAAGATCGCACAAGAACTTGTTGATGGGCTTGGAGCTATGCCAGCACAACC ACCAGAAAATGTGGCCAAGGGAATGATCACTTTGATAACGGAAGGTGAGAATGGAAGCGTGTGGGTGGCCGAAGGAGGCGAACCCATCTACGAAGTGACCATCCCCCAAAGACAAACTCTTCGCAAGAAATAA
- the LOC138124819 gene encoding alcohol dehydrogenase-like, which translates to MSVITFSVRLILVLMMASISSVFLRKGLTIITLSQCSRRTCSNLSAVKCKIALITGGSVGIGYAFAESLLRCGARGVMLGDIRVKEGEEAAKCLCKKYGENKAFFQKTDVTKKDEFENLFKCTKEKFHQLDIVINNAGLLQDKNWELEIDVNVKGVVRGTLLGFEYMGKHKDGGGGAIVNVASIYGLQQAHGCPVYNGTKAFVVRFSDAMSHPYYDKLTGVKVFTICPGVTETNMIDESEKYALEGFGNLGKILKDGLADLPSQPAEMCGRCLIKILCRNENGSIFVIEDCECYKVELPDRQCLRV; encoded by the exons ATGTCAGTTATTACATTTTCTGTCAGATTGATTTTAGTTTTAATGATGGCGTCAATTTCCAGTGTTTTTCTCAGAAAAGGTCTTACAATTATC ACACTTTCGCAGTGCAGTCGTCGAACGTGCAGTAATTTATCTGCAGTTAAGTGCAAGATAGCCTTAATCACAGGTGGTTCCGTGGGAATTGGCTACGCATTTGCAGAATCCCTGTTACGATGTGGCGCAAGG GGCGTGATGTTGGGAGATATTCGAGTCAAAGAAGGCGAAGAAGCAGCCAAATGCTTGTGCAAGAAGTACGGtgaaaataaagcatttttcCAGAAAACGGatgtaacaaaaaaagatGAATTCGAAA atttatttaaatgtacaaaagaaaaatttcatCAGTTAGATATTGTGATTAATAACGCCGGATTACTGCAGGATAAAAATTGGGAGTTGGAAATTGACGTCAATGTG AAAGGTGTAGTGCGAGGGACTCTTTTGGGCTTCGAATATATGGGAAAGCACAAAGATGGCGGCGGAGGAGCTATAGTAAATGTCGCCTCGATATACGGCTTGCAACAAGCCCATGGGTGTCCAGTGTACAATGGGACCAAAGCGTTCGTCGTCCGTTTCAGCGATGCTATGTCACACCCTTATTACGACAAGCTAACCGGAGTTAAAGTTTTTACGATTTGTCCAGGAGTAACCGAGACTAACATGATTGACGAATCAGAGAAATATGCTTTGGAAGGTTTTGGTAATCTcggaaaaattttgaaagacgGACTGGCTGACCTACCATCACAACC ggCCGAGATGTGCGGAaggtgtttaataaaaatcttgTGTCGTAACGAAAACGGAAGCATCTTTGTTATTGAAGACTGCGAGTGCTACAAAGTCGAACTTCCAGACCGACAGTGTCTTCGTGTTTGA